One stretch of Spirochaetota bacterium DNA includes these proteins:
- a CDS encoding flavodoxin, whose amino-acid sequence MPNSKILIAYFTHSGNTKVATQKIQNLIGGDIFEIKPIKSYSEDYYQVVEIAKEEKRKNVRPELLHHLESIDNYVIVILGYPNWWGTMPMVVFTFLERHDFSGKIIAPVCTHEGSVMGKSESDIKRLCPHSKVLKGLAIRGGSVHNADKDITEWLHAIGILN is encoded by the coding sequence ATGCCAAATTCAAAAATTCTCATTGCTTATTTTACGCACAGTGGTAATACAAAGGTGGCAACTCAAAAAATTCAAAATTTAATAGGAGGTGACATTTTTGAAATCAAACCAATAAAATCTTATTCTGAAGATTATTACCAGGTAGTAGAAATAGCAAAGGAAGAGAAAAGGAAAAACGTCAGACCAGAACTTTTGCATCACCTTGAATCGATAGACAATTATGTAATTGTAATTCTTGGTTATCCCAACTGGTGGGGAACTATGCCGATGGTAGTTTTTACATTTCTTGAGAGGCATGATTTTTCAGGGAAAATTATTGCTCCAGTGTGCACACATGAGGGAAGTGTTATGGGTAAAAGTGAAAGTGATATTAAAAGACTATGCCCACATTCAAAGGTGTTAAAGGGACTGGCAATTCGTGGAGGGAGCGTCCACAATGCTGACAAAGATATTACTGAGTGGTTGCACGCCATTGGAATTTTGAACTAA
- a CDS encoding flagellar hook-associated protein 3, producing the protein MQRVTNQMINNTMIYNLNKHQQEMDKMQDMLATGKNVQFPRDNPVAATNQMLYKTALVEIEQYIKNIDESKSKLSEVDSALQSVIRIFQRLRVLAVQGAHGIYTSFERKEAAATEINQMLEELVNIANIRGATGKPIFGGYQTGTENIPDPFVPIYQTLTAGNQGNAMIGVQYRGNIGKILREVANSEYLDVNVPGNWAFWATNQVLSANKDVSQYRALATQSFKIDGVSIQIAAGDTIDMVIDKINNAGLSVKASLGARNNLVLETTVPHAIWLEDEGSGTFLRDAGMVNPDFPNPPNNVDPTVSVSGMSIFDMVIQLRDDLVRGDQELVGGRDLGLIDMALDNVLRHIAAVGAKENRIEELAKRSEYAKSNILDILAKSEGIDFPETIMNFRWLESVHNYALAVGARSIKPTLMDFLR; encoded by the coding sequence ATGCAACGCGTAACCAACCAGATGATTAATAATACCATGATATACAACCTGAATAAGCATCAGCAGGAAATGGATAAAATGCAGGATATGCTGGCTACAGGGAAAAATGTGCAGTTCCCGCGTGATAATCCTGTGGCTGCCACCAATCAGATGCTGTACAAGACTGCACTGGTTGAGATAGAGCAGTATATTAAAAACATTGATGAATCAAAATCAAAATTAAGCGAGGTGGATTCAGCACTGCAATCGGTTATTCGCATTTTTCAGCGCCTGCGTGTTCTGGCAGTTCAGGGTGCACATGGCATCTACACTTCATTTGAACGAAAAGAGGCTGCAGCAACCGAAATCAATCAGATGTTAGAAGAACTTGTTAACATTGCAAATATCAGGGGGGCGACAGGTAAGCCCATCTTTGGTGGCTATCAAACAGGCACTGAAAATATACCTGACCCATTTGTCCCCATCTATCAAACACTCACTGCAGGCAATCAGGGGAATGCTATGATTGGTGTGCAGTACCGTGGAAATATAGGCAAAATACTGCGCGAGGTTGCAAACAGCGAGTATCTGGATGTTAATGTTCCGGGAAACTGGGCATTCTGGGCAACCAATCAGGTGCTATCGGCCAACAAAGATGTGTCGCAATACAGAGCCCTTGCCACACAATCATTTAAGATTGATGGCGTTTCAATTCAGATTGCCGCCGGTGATACCATTGATATGGTTATAGACAAGATTAATAATGCTGGCCTGAGCGTAAAAGCATCATTAGGTGCGCGAAACAATTTAGTGCTTGAAACAACGGTACCGCATGCTATATGGCTTGAAGATGAAGGTAGCGGGACATTTTTGCGCGATGCTGGCATGGTAAATCCTGATTTTCCCAATCCGCCAAACAATGTTGATCCCACGGTGTCAGTAAGTGGTATGTCAATTTTTGATATGGTTATACAATTGCGTGATGACCTGGTGCGGGGTGATCAGGAGCTTGTTGGTGGACGTGACCTGGGACTTATTGATATGGCGCTTGATAATGTGTTGCGCCACATTGCTGCAGTTGGTGCAAAAGAAAACAGGATTGAGGAACTTGCAAAACGTTCGGAATATGCAAAGAGTAATATACTTGACATACTGGCAAAATCTGAAGGGATTGATTTTCCTGAAACCATAATGAACTTTAGGTGGCTTGAATCAGTACACAACTATGCACTGGCAGTTGGTGCGCGGTCAATCAAGCCCACACTTATGGATTTCCTGCGATAA
- a CDS encoding flagellar protein FlgN — MSTKTLQSILSQEQEIYSRLVQLEEQKKEAITAFNGDLLFSLSKEQETLILTLEKLEKSRQQLIKTHATGRTFQSHDMTLKDFITLTRMHDDANLVAQAQKLKTTIEKFARLHEANKKLINDNIEFFNVILTSLRKAVTIETGYGPEGLAKRSASGAVLMNKTV, encoded by the coding sequence ATGAGTACCAAAACCCTGCAATCTATCCTTTCACAGGAGCAAGAAATATACAGCCGGTTAGTACAGCTGGAAGAACAGAAGAAAGAAGCTATAACGGCTTTTAACGGTGATTTACTTTTTTCATTATCAAAAGAGCAGGAAACATTAATCCTTACTCTGGAAAAGCTGGAAAAGTCACGACAACAGTTAATTAAAACCCATGCAACCGGTCGTACATTTCAATCACACGATATGACACTCAAGGACTTTATTACGCTAACCAGGATGCATGATGACGCAAATCTTGTAGCACAGGCTCAAAAGCTTAAAACTACTATTGAAAAATTTGCACGCCTTCATGAAGCAAACAAAAAGCTTATTAATGATAATATAGAGTTTTTTAATGTAATCCTGACTTCACTACGAAAAGCGGTAACCATTGAAACAGGCTATGGACCAGAAGGATTAGCAAAACGCAGTGCCAGCGGGGCAGTACTGATGAATAAAACAGTGTGA
- the flgK gene encoding flagellar hook-associated protein FlgK produces MNSTFMGIEIGKKGLLAHQQALHVTGHNISNAANEEYSRQRVVITASDPLYVPALNRANQPGNIGQGSEVAMIQRIRDEFIDDRIMVEKQAFGYWKARNDFIYQIEMVYNEPSDQSIRSRLDALWEGFQELSKYPEERSTREVVKEKAIALANEVKYTYGKLYELQKQANRQIGHTVEQINEYAQTIRDLNERILKAEALGDNPNDLKDKRDALIEKLSQLINISVSRTDKDELIVYIGGENLVQGEVFRPLVAIEDPDNNGMYKVLWKQTLTDVTIQSGELAGLISIRDGVLRQNINDVNAFAINLADLINEVHRDGFGKNNQTNNNFFKHIAVSDNVEGNFDLNNDGIYDVTALFKISGNNKVDASAAIGITGTLTFVKNNAMDQEIKINYYATDTLLDVIKRVNDAKIGVVGYINHNSQLAFKATIAEDTDKKNFIIRHLEDSGQLLVGYAGILKESGPQGAFDYRRVDDIRKIIASREHITITPMFNPASYMDIDDAIKYDIDSIAAAKGKDLGGTGDYNTSNGVGDGSNALALAALKHKHAMIDSNATFNDFYTSLISRIGSQGEEAKDRIASQETLLKNLANLRESVSGINLDEEMANMVQFQHGYNASARVIAMIDRMLETIIKLGQGV; encoded by the coding sequence ATGAATTCAACATTCATGGGAATAGAAATTGGTAAAAAAGGGTTACTTGCCCACCAGCAGGCATTGCATGTGACCGGTCACAATATTTCAAATGCTGCAAATGAAGAATATTCACGCCAGCGAGTGGTGATAACAGCATCTGATCCATTGTATGTACCGGCTTTAAACAGGGCTAACCAGCCTGGCAATATTGGTCAGGGCAGTGAAGTGGCAATGATTCAGCGCATTCGTGATGAATTTATTGATGACCGCATTATGGTTGAAAAGCAGGCTTTTGGGTACTGGAAAGCCCGCAATGATTTTATCTATCAGATTGAAATGGTATATAATGAACCTTCTGACCAGTCAATTAGAAGCCGCCTGGATGCGCTATGGGAAGGATTTCAGGAATTGTCAAAATACCCCGAAGAGCGCTCAACTCGTGAGGTGGTTAAAGAAAAGGCAATAGCTTTAGCAAATGAAGTGAAATATACGTATGGTAAATTATATGAACTGCAGAAGCAGGCAAACAGGCAGATTGGGCATACCGTGGAGCAGATAAACGAATACGCGCAGACAATCCGTGATTTGAATGAACGAATATTGAAAGCTGAAGCCTTAGGCGATAATCCCAATGACCTTAAAGATAAGCGTGATGCATTGATAGAAAAGCTGTCCCAGCTTATAAATATTAGTGTCAGCCGCACGGACAAGGATGAGCTTATAGTGTATATTGGTGGGGAAAACCTGGTGCAGGGTGAGGTATTCAGGCCACTTGTTGCCATTGAGGATCCCGACAATAATGGCATGTATAAGGTACTGTGGAAACAGACACTCACCGATGTTACTATTCAGAGCGGTGAGTTAGCAGGTCTTATTTCTATACGTGATGGAGTTTTGCGCCAGAATATTAATGATGTGAATGCTTTTGCAATAAATTTGGCTGATTTAATAAATGAAGTGCACCGAGATGGCTTTGGGAAAAACAATCAAACAAATAATAATTTCTTTAAACACATCGCGGTAAGCGACAATGTCGAAGGAAACTTTGATCTGAACAATGATGGCATCTATGATGTAACAGCACTTTTTAAAATCTCAGGTAACAATAAGGTTGATGCTTCCGCTGCCATTGGAATTACCGGTACACTTACCTTCGTGAAAAACAACGCAATGGATCAGGAAATCAAGATAAATTATTATGCAACTGACACGCTGCTTGATGTCATCAAGCGTGTGAATGATGCAAAGATTGGCGTTGTGGGTTACATTAATCACAACAGCCAGTTAGCTTTCAAAGCTACTATCGCCGAAGACACTGATAAGAAAAATTTTATTATACGGCACTTAGAAGATTCAGGGCAACTATTAGTGGGGTATGCAGGCATTTTGAAAGAGTCAGGTCCACAGGGTGCATTTGATTATCGCAGGGTGGATGATATACGCAAGATAATTGCATCGCGAGAACATATCACCATTACGCCAATGTTTAATCCTGCATCGTACATGGATATTGATGATGCAATCAAATACGATATTGATTCAATAGCTGCTGCAAAAGGAAAAGATTTAGGTGGTACCGGTGACTACAATACATCAAATGGTGTTGGTGATGGATCTAACGCACTGGCACTGGCAGCTCTCAAGCACAAGCATGCAATGATAGACTCAAATGCAACGTTCAATGATTTTTATACTTCGCTTATTTCGCGCATTGGTTCGCAGGGCGAAGAAGCAAAAGACAGAATTGCAAGCCAGGAAACATTGCTTAAAAATTTGGCCAATCTCCGTGAGTCAGTATCAGGGATTAACTTAGATGAAGAGATGGCAAATATGGTACAGTTCCAGCATGGATACAATGCTTCAGCGCGAGTAATTGCCATGATTGACCGGATGCTTGAAACTATCATTAAATTAGGCCAGGGGGTATAA